The proteins below come from a single Microtus ochrogaster isolate Prairie Vole_2 chromosome 22, MicOch1.0, whole genome shotgun sequence genomic window:
- the LOC101992978 gene encoding arpin, which translates to MSRIYHDSVLRNKPVQSVRLPGSWDPAAHQGGNGVLLEGELVDVSRHSILDAHGRKERYYVLYIRPSCIHRRKFDSKGNEIEPNFSATRKVNTGFLMSSYKTEAKGDTDRLTLEVLKGLVNKPDLLELTESLTPEQTVAFWMPESEMEAMELELGTGVRLKTRGDGPFIDSLAKLELGTVTKCNFAGDGKTGASWTDNIMAQKSSQRDTVEIREQGDGAEDEEWDD; encoded by the exons ATGAGCCGCATCTACCACGACAGTGTCCTCCGCAACAAGCCGGTGCAGAGCGTACGACTGCCGGGGTCCTGGGACCCTGCCGCCCACCAGGG GGGAAATGGCGTCTTGCTAGAGGGGGAGCTGGTGGATGTATCTCGGCACAGCATCCTGGATGCCCATGGCAGGAAG GAGCGCTACTATGTGCTGTATATCCGGCCCAGTTGTATCCACCGACGGAAGTTTGactccaaaggaaatgaaatcgaGCCCAACTTCAGTGCCACCAGGAAGGTGAACACAGGCTTCCTCATGTCATCTTACA AGACAGAAGCTAAGGGGGACACTGACAGGCTCACGCTCGAGGTGCTGAAGGGCCTGGTGAACAAGCCAGACCTGCTGGAGCTGACAGAGAGCCTCACCCCAGAGCAGACAGTGGCATTTTGGATGCCGGAGTCAGAGATGGAGGCCATGGAACTCGAACTGGGGACTGGAGTACGGTTGAAAACTCGGGGTGATGGCCCCTTTATCG ATTCCTTAGCCAAACTGGAGCTGGGGACCGTGACCAAGTGTAATTTTGCTGGTGATGGAAAGACAGGGGCATCCTGGACAGACAACATCATGGCCCAAAAGTCCTCACAGAGGGACACAGTGGAGATCCGAGAGCAAGGAGATGGAGCAGAGGATGAGGAATGG GATGACTGA